Genomic DNA from Alkalihalobacterium alkalinitrilicum:
TTCATAAGCGACAAGAACGTACTTGTCCGTGACGAGTGTCCCACACTCTTCCACTTGTGGTAGATAAACGGCCATTCGACTTATCGTATCTGCTAATAAATCACGATCTATATAGGAAGCATCGGGTTCACGATGTTCGCGCTGTTCTTGTGCTTTGTTGTGACGAACATAACCGAACTGGGCGTGTTCTGGGTTTTGTACGCGATTTCGTTCAGTATGCAGAATACCTGCACCACCACCACTTGGATTATATTGTGTATGTTTTGCTTGCATATTAGGAGCTTCATTTCCCATCATTGTTTGACAACCTGTAGTAATCAGCATCGAAGAAAGAACACAAGCAGTAATCATTTTCTTTTTCATTAAGACGACCCTCCTTTTTAAACTCGTACGTAGAAGTGCTTTGTTATAACTTAGTTGAAAAATCTCTTTTATAGCTTGAGCGACTGAGTCGAATTTTACTGAATGAAAATTTTGGTTAATTTGAATTAGTGTGACCGTTATTATTGAGCATCGTATAACACGCCCCACAAAACGCTGTATGAAGTTTCACTTTACCCCGTTTAACTAGTACTAAGACTCTTTAACAAACTAATTAGAGTCAAGTGCGGGTAACAACCCGATTGGTTCAACTAACACACAGCACAAAACGCTGTATGAAGTTTCACTTTACCCCGTTTAACTAGCACTAAGACTCTTTAACAAACTAATTAGAGTCAAGTGCGAGTAACAACCCGATTGGTTCAACTAACACACAGCACAAAACGCTGTATGAAGTTTCACTTTATGGTAAAATAAGATGATGAATGAAGTAAAAGAGGTGAAATCTTTATGATTCGGGTACAAGGCGTGAGTTTTGAAGTGATAGAAGATGTTCGAGAGGCTTGGAATGAAGAAGAATTTATGGGACGTTATAGTGACGTTTTAAATAAATATGACTATATTGTAGGAGATTGGGGTTATAGTCAGCTCCGATTAAGAGGTTTCTTTGAAGATAACAATAAAAAGTCAAATTATGATAATAAAATCAGTACACTTTCTGAGTATTTATATGAGTACTGTAACTTCGGTTGTCCTTATTTTGTTTTGAAAAGAGTAAAGGAAGGGCGGAAGAGTTCTTAAGTATGAAGTAAGTACATAAAGAACATGATTCTAGCTGAAGGTTAGATTAAGTATTGTTATTTAAACAATCGATAACACCAATTGTAAACAGTGAGGGAAGTGTTAACCCTCACTGTTTTGTTGATTTTATTTAGTCGTATACGGTGGCTCTTCATTTTTATCAGGATCATCATGTGGCGGATGCGCTCCTGGAAATTGCCGAGGTAAATTTTGGTGTAAAGATTTAAACTCATAGTTGAAATTGCTGTACGATCTCTGCCCCTCATGCCAAGGCGTACTTTTTCCCAATGGATAATCTGAGGGAGACCCATAGGGGCCATCAGGTAAATCTTCTGGGAAAACAAAATTACGTAGCGTCTCGACATTTGAAAAGTCTGTATATGATGCTTCGGTTGGTTGTTCTTTATCTTTCCGCTGTGGGTGTTGTTCATCCATAAAAAAACCACCTCCTATCGGTTAACTTGCCCGATGATGGTGGTTTTTAGCCTCTAAGCAAAAGCTTAAAACAGTTTAGTCTCAATTTATCGGTAAATCATCCTATTTGTCACAAGTAACGAAACTTCTGTCCAGCCGTTTTAGCCTTACCTTTTTGAAAACTCTTTTACATCATTTCTTGTAAGAAAGATCGTAGCTCTTCCGCGTCTTCATCATTAAGCTTGTATACATGCTCTAAATAGCCTGGTTCTTCTAAATCATCTTGTCCAATAATCGCAAAACGATTCGATTGTATATCGAGGACAAGCTGTTTTCCATAATGCTTTGTTGTTTTAATTATTGCTAGATCAAAGCGTTGGTTTTCTCCCATAAAACTTACGTAGCGGGCTTTTGTTGTTTCTTCTTCATCGTACAAAAAAAAGCGTTCAGACATTTTATCACCTCTATGAATTATGCATTTGTAAATGTGGTTTATATTCCAAATGATGGTGTGCTTTAATATATCGTACCGTTTTTGTTTTTGCACGCATCACAATGGAATCGGTTTCAACTAAGTCGCCACCTAAAAAGCGGACACCTTGTAGTAATTCGCCAGAGGATACACCTGTTGCTGCAAAAATGGCATCATCACCACGAACGAGATCATCGAGCGTCAAAATCTGATGTGGGTCTTCTAGCCCCATCTTCTTACAACGGTCAAATTCTTCGTCGTCTTGTGGCTTAAGACGTGCTAGCATGTCGCCGCCGAGTGCTTTTATCGCAGCAGCTGAAATGACACCCTCTGGCGCACCACCAATACCAACAAATAAATCGATCCCTGTATGAGGTAATGCTGTCGCGATAGAAGCTCCCACATCACCATCACCGAATAATTTTACCCGTGCACCTTTTTGACGAACTCTTTCGATTAATTCTACATGACGTTCACGTTCTTGAATGATGACGGTTACATCGTGTATACGCTTATTCGTCATTTTTGCAATAATATCAATCGTTTTTTCAATGGGGTCATCAAGTCGGACGAGCCCTGCAGCTTTTGGACCGACGGCTATTTTTTCCATATACATATCTGGGGCATGAAGAAGTGTTCCTTTATCAGCGACGGCAATAACCGCCATTGCATTTGGATGACCTTTGGCGACAATGTTTGTTCCTTCCAAAGGATCGACGGCAATATCGACTTCAGGTCCGTTACCACTTCCCACTTTTTCACCTATATAAAGCATTGGCGCTTCATCTAATTCACCTTCACCAATAACAACTTCCCCATTGCAATTGACTGAATCAAACATCGCACGCATTGCTGTTGTGGCCGCATCATCTGCTTCATTCTTTTTTCCACGGCCAAGCCATTGTGCTGATG
This window encodes:
- the glpX gene encoding class II fructose-bisphosphatase, translated to MDRELALEIVRVTEAAALASAQWLGRGKKNEADDAATTAMRAMFDSVNCNGEVVIGEGELDEAPMLYIGEKVGSGNGPEVDIAVDPLEGTNIVAKGHPNAMAVIAVADKGTLLHAPDMYMEKIAVGPKAAGLVRLDDPIEKTIDIIAKMTNKRIHDVTVIIQERERHVELIERVRQKGARVKLFGDGDVGASIATALPHTGIDLFVGIGGAPEGVISAAAIKALGGDMLARLKPQDDEEFDRCKKMGLEDPHQILTLDDLVRGDDAIFAATGVSSGELLQGVRFLGGDLVETDSIVMRAKTKTVRYIKAHHHLEYKPHLQMHNS
- a CDS encoding YutD family protein; amino-acid sequence: MIRVQGVSFEVIEDVREAWNEEEFMGRYSDVLNKYDYIVGDWGYSQLRLRGFFEDNNKKSNYDNKISTLSEYLYEYCNFGCPYFVLKRVKEGRKSS
- a CDS encoding cytosolic protein, whose translation is MDEQHPQRKDKEQPTEASYTDFSNVETLRNFVFPEDLPDGPYGSPSDYPLGKSTPWHEGQRSYSNFNYEFKSLHQNLPRQFPGAHPPHDDPDKNEEPPYTTK
- a CDS encoding DUF3055 domain-containing protein, which translates into the protein MSERFFLYDEEETTKARYVSFMGENQRFDLAIIKTTKHYGKQLVLDIQSNRFAIIGQDDLEEPGYLEHVYKLNDEDAEELRSFLQEMM
- a CDS encoding YhcN/YlaJ family sporulation lipoprotein → MKKKMITACVLSSMLITTGCQTMMGNEAPNMQAKHTQYNPSGGGAGILHTERNRVQNPEHAQFGYVRHNKAQEQREHREPDASYIDRDLLADTISRMAVYLPQVEECGTLVTDKYVLVAYETNGDVNRDDVALQVKVTAQSMVPRYLDVYVTDNAEMMEQIERFGSLSSLTPRVDELLEQQINDMEPIFPQLEQLHEDDFEVQQDEPYPLDREKQLPEDEGQESM